The Janthinobacterium lividum genome has a window encoding:
- a CDS encoding nucleotidyltransferase family protein, whose protein sequence is MSTQEALATRLRAIASATPWCMQALHAVAQLGLPDCCIGAGAVRKLVWDALHGYAQPSALADIDVAYFDAHNLQPGREVELRQRLATLLPGVPWDVCNQARVHLWFEDAFGYAVPPLLSLDDAIASWPEFATAVGIYLQPDGEIGIVAPHGLDDLFGMVVRRNPARISLDGYAQRLASKDYAARWPRVTIIA, encoded by the coding sequence ATGAGTACGCAGGAAGCGCTGGCCACGCGACTGCGCGCCATCGCCAGCGCCACGCCGTGGTGCATGCAGGCCCTGCACGCCGTGGCGCAGTTGGGCCTGCCTGACTGCTGCATCGGCGCCGGCGCCGTGCGCAAGCTCGTGTGGGACGCCTTGCACGGTTACGCGCAACCATCGGCGCTGGCTGATATCGACGTGGCGTATTTCGATGCGCACAATTTGCAACCCGGGCGCGAGGTGGAACTGCGCCAGCGCCTGGCAACTTTGCTGCCCGGCGTGCCGTGGGACGTATGCAACCAGGCTCGGGTACACCTGTGGTTCGAAGATGCGTTTGGCTACGCCGTGCCGCCCTTGCTGTCGCTCGATGACGCCATCGCTTCCTGGCCCGAGTTTGCCACGGCCGTCGGCATCTATCTGCAGCCGGATGGCGAGATTGGCATCGTCGCACCGCACGGTCTCGATGACCTGTTCGGCATGGTGGTGCGGCGCAACCCGGCGCGCATCAGCCTGGACGGCTATGCGCAGCGCCTGGCCAGCAAGGACTATGCGGCGCGCTGGCCGCGCGTCACCATCATTGCCTAG
- a CDS encoding DUF4424 family protein — MRVRTLLAVAALALACSAPAVANDGIGSVSTGGILFGKTDAVAMKKEVLSVSAELIKVEYEFLNESKTDVEETIFFPLPEYAAGYHGSPTYYGQPQQFTVDVDGKRKDYKTTFVAKLDAEDVTARLRQLGLSDAQIAYFPSHTPFDKKVVPLTAAQSKIMIKEGLLAQLYDEEWVPAWTVKVIYLWQQKFPAGKVVRVRHQYAPFVAAGPGASYLGEGNTFEKKYCGDKAFYKTWNRLAAQQGESGFVNAVWVSYILTTGNTWKNGIEDFTLNLIKGKSDELVSLCFPGTFTKINPTTLQVKLRNFHPKQDLDVYFGNVEGTVSHDGVAPQIRP; from the coding sequence ATGCGCGTACGCACCTTGCTGGCAGTTGCCGCGCTGGCGCTGGCGTGTTCGGCGCCGGCCGTGGCCAACGATGGCATCGGTTCCGTGAGCACGGGCGGCATCCTGTTCGGCAAAACGGATGCCGTGGCCATGAAAAAGGAAGTGCTCAGCGTGAGCGCGGAATTGATCAAGGTCGAGTACGAGTTCCTCAACGAGTCGAAAACGGATGTGGAAGAGACGATCTTCTTCCCCTTGCCGGAATACGCGGCCGGCTACCATGGCTCGCCCACGTACTATGGCCAGCCGCAGCAGTTTACTGTCGACGTGGATGGCAAGCGCAAGGACTATAAAACCACCTTCGTCGCCAAGCTTGACGCCGAAGACGTGACGGCCCGCTTGCGCCAGCTGGGCTTGTCCGATGCGCAAATTGCGTATTTTCCCTCGCACACGCCGTTCGACAAGAAGGTGGTGCCGCTGACGGCCGCGCAGAGCAAGATCATGATCAAGGAGGGCTTGCTGGCCCAGTTGTACGACGAGGAATGGGTGCCGGCCTGGACCGTGAAAGTCATCTACCTGTGGCAGCAAAAATTCCCTGCAGGCAAAGTCGTGCGCGTGCGCCATCAATATGCGCCGTTCGTCGCGGCCGGTCCGGGCGCGTCCTACCTGGGCGAAGGCAATACATTTGAAAAGAAATACTGCGGCGACAAGGCCTTCTACAAGACGTGGAACCGCCTGGCGGCCCAGCAGGGCGAAAGCGGCTTCGTCAATGCCGTGTGGGTCTCGTACATTTTGACGACGGGTAACACCTGGAAGAATGGCATCGAAGACTTTACCTTGAACCTGATCAAGGGCAAGTCGGACGAGTTGGTCAGCCTGTGCTTCCCCGGCACGTTCACCAAAATCAACCCCACCACCTTGCAAGTCAAGCTGCGCAACTTCCATCCGAAGCAAGACCTGGACGTGTACTTCGGCAATGTCGAAGGCACGGTTAGCCACGACGGCGTGGCGCCGCAGATCCGGCCATAG
- a CDS encoding ATP-binding protein — protein MFHIKSLELVHWDYWQRIKNIPLDAKIITIAGQNGSGKTTLLDALRTLFGLDCSMGRTYKHYARHSGQQTAWLRAVVDNKNVGKQLSNRPFRSSGFFSDDEVTLFCQIQKNGGDWKRQYLMRPGNVQIEDITDANDWLGVENYRKRLANAGLSPAMSKVLALEQGETDKLCEYAPRQLLDLVFQVFGDKEVLDAYDEAKRHQRDTEVELKRFETELEASKTNLEGLRLRVANYHQWEGLHKERRNLLEEVLPSLQYHEAREKAATASRQLRDARKPMAQADQQLTDKRNALAAQAKALSDAQMNETLLEQESIGLQSRLSLINAKLKPLDSLLEQKDRLHKLAADSGSDIAEVAAQLEQKEADLLRQRQQRDALSARIAGEQATIAALQGKTAMPEPDNVRGMRRALRDAGISHAMLSDIVEVTDSRWQGAVEGVLGGYASVVLLDKAKDASAAYRLAEKERYRHFIVPDLVTAPVAKDESLLAVVKFSAPVPSWLIEQLSRIARVDSVEAGFKLGNHEEWITPEAYHRERRGGRSLFVEASRYRFGQAGRSGRLEALLRSLPGLEGQEDTLTLAISKLAAEVGALKARIAGVDAAKELSARQEEFAEALRNSKPLKEERLEVGGRLGELQNLTKNATVARTRADTVWQNARLALSEAEAGSRLGYKKQIEQRAEHARALLALRHAWRHLPKSWRRPGRRAALVAEHQNAHQVDLRVASLQNSLARDDWELDATVIDQHHRLSDQLHGRQSETDERRYQNNRAIEATGNARGAYMERLRYTIKTYSKNIKELGELAGIEVHADPVRLENDDVQLSQAGLHVRFKFDGKGVIGMNDGEASGGQQVMKSLVLLIGLLKSEDGSGGFVFIDEPFAHLDIRNIQLVGEFLKNTEAQYLMTTPLTHNTDVYDPSELTLITSKKKKDTQWAQPIFVLQRRVDPVSGKVA, from the coding sequence ATGTTTCATATCAAATCACTTGAACTGGTGCACTGGGATTACTGGCAGCGCATCAAGAATATTCCGCTCGACGCGAAGATCATCACCATCGCGGGACAGAACGGTTCGGGCAAGACCACCTTGCTCGACGCCTTGCGCACCCTGTTCGGCCTCGATTGCTCGATGGGCCGCACGTATAAACACTATGCGCGCCACTCGGGACAGCAGACGGCCTGGCTACGTGCCGTGGTCGACAACAAGAACGTGGGCAAGCAACTGTCGAACCGGCCGTTCCGCAGTTCCGGCTTCTTCAGCGACGATGAAGTGACCCTGTTCTGCCAGATCCAGAAGAACGGCGGCGACTGGAAGCGCCAGTATCTGATGCGTCCGGGCAATGTGCAGATCGAGGACATCACGGACGCCAACGACTGGCTGGGCGTGGAAAATTACCGCAAGCGCCTGGCCAATGCGGGCCTGTCGCCCGCCATGTCGAAAGTGCTGGCGCTGGAGCAGGGCGAGACGGACAAATTGTGCGAATACGCGCCGCGCCAGCTGCTCGACCTGGTGTTCCAGGTCTTTGGCGACAAGGAAGTGCTGGACGCCTATGACGAAGCCAAGCGCCACCAGCGCGATACGGAAGTGGAGCTGAAACGCTTCGAGACGGAACTCGAGGCGTCGAAAACCAACCTCGAAGGCTTGCGCCTGCGCGTGGCCAATTACCACCAGTGGGAAGGTCTGCACAAGGAGCGCCGCAACCTGCTGGAAGAAGTGCTGCCCAGCCTGCAGTACCACGAGGCGCGCGAAAAGGCGGCCACGGCCAGCCGGCAATTGCGCGATGCGCGCAAACCGATGGCGCAGGCGGACCAGCAACTGACGGACAAGCGCAATGCGCTGGCCGCGCAAGCGAAAGCCCTGTCCGACGCGCAGATGAACGAGACCTTGCTGGAGCAGGAATCCATTGGCCTGCAGAGTCGCCTATCGCTGATCAATGCAAAACTGAAACCGCTGGACAGCCTGCTGGAACAGAAGGACCGTTTGCACAAGCTGGCGGCCGACTCGGGCAGCGACATCGCCGAAGTGGCGGCGCAGCTGGAACAGAAGGAAGCGGATTTGCTGCGCCAGCGCCAGCAGCGCGACGCCTTGTCCGCCCGCATCGCGGGTGAGCAGGCCACCATTGCCGCGCTGCAAGGCAAGACGGCCATGCCGGAGCCGGACAATGTGCGCGGCATGCGCCGCGCGCTGCGCGATGCGGGGATCAGCCACGCGATGCTGTCGGACATCGTCGAAGTGACGGACAGCCGCTGGCAGGGCGCCGTCGAAGGCGTGCTGGGCGGTTACGCCTCGGTCGTCCTGCTCGACAAGGCCAAGGATGCGTCGGCCGCCTACCGTTTGGCGGAAAAAGAACGCTACCGCCACTTCATCGTGCCCGACCTGGTCACGGCGCCAGTGGCGAAAGACGAGAGCTTGCTGGCCGTGGTGAAATTTTCCGCGCCCGTGCCAAGCTGGCTGATCGAGCAATTGTCGCGCATTGCGCGTGTCGATTCCGTCGAAGCGGGCTTCAAGCTGGGCAACCACGAAGAGTGGATCACGCCCGAGGCCTATCACCGCGAACGCCGCGGCGGACGCTCCCTGTTCGTGGAAGCGTCGCGCTACCGCTTCGGCCAGGCTGGCCGCAGCGGCCGCCTGGAAGCGCTGTTGCGCTCGCTGCCGGGCCTGGAGGGGCAGGAAGACACGCTCACCCTGGCGATCTCGAAACTGGCGGCCGAAGTGGGCGCCTTAAAAGCGCGCATCGCCGGCGTCGACGCGGCCAAGGAACTCAGTGCGCGCCAGGAAGAATTCGCCGAAGCGCTGCGCAACTCGAAGCCGCTCAAGGAAGAGCGCCTGGAAGTGGGCGGGCGCCTGGGCGAACTGCAGAATCTCACCAAGAACGCCACCGTGGCGCGCACGCGTGCCGATACGGTGTGGCAAAACGCGCGCCTGGCTTTGTCGGAAGCGGAAGCCGGTTCGCGCCTGGGCTACAAGAAACAAATTGAACAGCGCGCCGAGCATGCGCGCGCTTTGCTGGCCTTGCGCCATGCGTGGCGCCATCTGCCGAAAAGCTGGCGCAGGCCGGGTCGACGCGCGGCGCTTGTCGCCGAACACCAGAATGCGCACCAGGTCGACTTGCGCGTGGCCAGCCTGCAAAACAGCCTGGCGCGTGACGACTGGGAACTCGACGCCACCGTCATCGACCAGCACCACCGCCTGTCGGACCAGCTGCATGGCCGCCAGTCGGAAACGGACGAGCGCCGCTACCAGAACAACCGCGCCATCGAAGCGACGGGCAATGCCCGTGGCGCCTACATGGAACGCTTGCGCTACACCATCAAGACTTACAGCAAGAACATCAAGGAGCTGGGTGAACTGGCCGGCATCGAAGTGCATGCCGACCCCGTGCGCCTCGAAAACGACGATGTGCAGCTGTCGCAGGCGGGCTTGCACGTGCGCTTCAAGTTCGACGGCAAGGGCGTCATTGGCATGAACGATGGCGAAGCGTCGGGCGGCCAGCAGGTCATGAAGTCGCTGGTGCTGTTGATCGGCTTGCTGAAATCGGAAGACGGTTCCGGCGGCTTCGTCTTCATCGACGAACCGTTTGCCCACCTCGATATCCGCAACATCCAGTTGGTCGGCGAGTTCCTGAAAAATACGGAAGCGCAATACCTGATGACGACGCCGTTGACGCACAACACGGATGTCTACGATCCATCGGAGCTGACTTTGATCACCAGCAAGAAGAAAAAGGATACCCAATGGGCGCAACCGATTTTCGTGCTGCAGCGCCGGGTCGATCCCGTTTCGGGCAAGGTGGCGTGA